In Pseudomonas abieticivorans, the genomic window GCTTTGATCAAGGCCGGCTTTGTGCTGGAGCACATCGAGGACTGGGGGCCCACCGATGAACAGGTGGCGGCAGTGCCGGCGTTAGCCGAAGAAAAAGAGCGGCCGATGCTGTTGCTGGTGAGCGCTCACCGCTGAACCGCGACACATTCTGCGACTCAATACGCTTCAACGCAGCCGCATGACGATTAAAATACGCGGCCCTTTTTATTCTGCCGATTCACGGAAGACTGCCATGTTGCCTCGCTTGATGATCCTCGCCCCACTGCTGTTCTCGGCCACGGCCTTTGCGGCCCAGCCAAAGGCCGACTGTGCCAACGCCACCACCACGCCAGAAATCAACCAGTGCGCGCAAGCCGAGGCGGACGTGGTGGAGGCCAAGCTCAATGTCGCTTACCAGAACCTGGTCAAGCAACTGACCCAGCCAGACACCGAAACGGACAAATACTCCGAGATGCGCAAGAAGCTGCAAATTGCCCAACGGGCATGGATCAAGTTCCGCGAGGCCGATTGCGACACGATCT contains:
- a CDS encoding lysozyme inhibitor LprI family protein, with the protein product MLPRLMILAPLLFSATAFAAQPKADCANATTTPEINQCAQAEADVVEAKLNVAYQNLVKQLTQPDTETDKYSEMRKKLQIAQRAWIKFREADCDTILQINASGTIRTLAAIGCKRERAEQRIKELENYVGY